The DNA sequence TATCACGGTTCAGCCATGATTCCGTGCCAATAACTAAGTCAGCTCTCACCGTCTCAATTAGTCCTGCCAATTCTTCCGCCTTATTCATTACACTTCTACAGTTTATTAAAACGGCGACCAGGTTGTgccgtgttattttttttttcaggcaagcatcatttctttctttttagtgggGCAACTACCTTCTTTTCGTCATCCCATACGTAAGTTTTTTCACCAAGAGTAAGCCTATCAAAATTCAGTTTAACTTTTGTTTTCTCGCTTTTGTGCGCCTTACCGTATTCCCATAATCGCTTCCGTACTTCCCGAGTAGCCGGCGCATAATCCTGATCAACTCTGATCTCTGACCCCTTAAATTTTCTTGCATTGGAcaaaatttcttgtttttctttatacGAAGAGAGGTTTGCAATAATCGGCCTCTTTTTTTGTTCTCGGTATACACCAATCCGATGTGCTCTTTGTAGTGATGTAACTTCAATTCCCAGCTTATCGCCAACAATGTTTTTAATCAACTCCTCTGATTGGTCCCACGTTTCCGCCCTGTTGTCATCCACTCCGTAAAACAAAAGGTTTTGTCTCCGACCTCTGCTCTCTAGGTCGATATTCTTAACCTGCAAATCCCTGAATACTTTCTGAAGAGTCTCAAGTTCATCCTTATGTTCTGAAACTGCTCTACCAAGGTCCTGAACTTGTTCCTTAGTTGCTTCAAGGCTGTCTTTTATGTCCGCTATCATTCCTTCATGTACGGCGATCCTGGATTCAATAGTATCTAGCTTATTCAAGATTGCAGTCTGCCCTTTTTGCAGGCTTTGCAATATTTCCATTTCGACAGGACCCGGATTAAGTTCGATATCGCCGGAAAGCAACAAAAGCAGGAACACGTACAAAAATCTGTTCAAAAATAGAAAAGACCTACTTCGAGGCGCACGCGCTCGTTTACGACAACAAGCATCAGCAAATACCAAAGTGGGAGGAGCCGGCAACGCACACAATAGTCGTTTTACACGAATAGGGTAATGCAAACCAACCTGCGTGAATAACAGGGGAATCAGCTGCATGTCAGCCagcgtgccggctccaaatcccacgaGGCAGAAGCGTCGCTCATCtatatagtgtccactctggtcACGTGGGCGTCGATTTCCAGCGGCGATTGGTCGAGGGAAATCGCTCGAATTCCACCACGCGCCGAGCGCTGCACTGAAGATAATGGGCCTTGAATTGTCGATGTGGCTTAACAAGTCATGGGATGTGATACCCGCCGAAGATGAAGGTACCGCTGAAGTTCGGTTTTGGCCATGACGAAATTCTGTGCTGCCGACAAGCGCACCTAGCCAGAAGGTGATTCCAAAACTTGCGAGAACCTGCGTGAATAACAGGGGAATCAGCTGCATGTCAGCCAGCGTGCCggccaagtcaaggtgaaaataacgcAGATAACATCTGtattattttcaccttgacttggtcagtgaccgcaatttcttcatcgtcatgttacctgaccatacgaactttcgtcgaacgcTTGACTACATGTAGGTACTGtggtttgtcgaaaggtttcctatacagcgttgtctttagcgccccattgtcaatgtatttTGTGGTGTCCAGAAgctttatgcgctcagttgaacattctgatgtgaattttattattGGATGAAAGTAGTTTAGAAAtactacatatttatctagactttCTTGACCGTGTCCCCGTATTaaaatatgtcgtctatgtatcgtaggtatgtgtggggcttgtcattgcagcgcgataggaaatctacTTCTAGAATCCCCTTAAATATGTTCGCATAGGTTGTTGcgaaaggcgtacccatgcttgtaccgcatatctgtaggtagtaactacCCTCAATTTCGAAGTGCTTATGTGTTCGAACTAATtgaaggagagacaagtagacttcattATAATGTTGGCCGTTGTGTtgagacagcgtttgttttatcgaagataaaccatcgggGATTGGAATGCTGGTGTACAGGGCCGTGACGTCTAGCGCTGCGAGAACtatgttgtggggtagtgtgcctttagtattaatgtcctccaTAATTCTCAGCAGATGGCGCGTATCTTGtgcaaatgacggaagtgcttttggcaagtccccatggaagtggttaaggaatgtggagatgctcactgtcggggtgttgttgtttgatactatcgggcgaCCTAGGATAATACCGGTGTATAGTTCagtggatggaattttatgaatttttggaaggaggtagAAGCACCCGGCAGCTTTGTTGCTTGGTTTCAGAAATTTGTATTCTAACGGTGTTATCAGTTCGTCAGCCAAAATTGTTTtgagcctgttggtaattgtcactgtgtaggataaTGTCGGATCGCTTTCTAGATTACGGTTCTGGGTTCTAGCTTCTagctgggttgtttagttgtctgtaagcctcgtgcttgcaTTTTTCTACTGGCCGAGTAAGTATACTTctacccttatctgcttccttaataacgaTGTCATTCTGGCAACTTAGATTTGAAATGATACGACTCTCTGACGCAGTTAGGTTtctaggtcgcttagatgtcttggattcgcgtataatttctttagtgacagtTTTAAAGTACATGTCAAGTTCTGTGGCTTGTTCTGGTTCAGGAGTCCAAGTGGATcgggctctaagtggtgtcgtcccggcGTCTCATGTGTTGTCTGCGAAAAAATGTCTGATACGCATTCGTTGGGAAAATTCTGGGAGgcccttgtgaagctcgaattgaCTTATTCTGTTCGTGGGACAAAACTTTATGCCCTTGCTGAGCACGGCTATTTCTTTTTacttaatgtttttgaaatgtctCCACATTGGACAGACTTAATTTTGTGGAAGTTTCCGTCACGTCTGGTGTTTGAAgactcgaggtccctcttgttGGCGTGAGGTGGCTGTTTGActggaaggttgtttttttattaaagtttgcttatttcctttgtttttgaaccaattttctagactgTTTTTCGTCGTAATACTCTAAATTTTTCTTCTCATCCAGTGTCAGAGCTGTGTTCAGAAGTCTGTGGCTAAAACTATCGATTTGTTcttcgcagtgttccttgaggatattcaaaagtgaaagagAGGCATTGTGCAATGTTGTTGGCCAGTTTGCACAATGGTGTtgtgggagtgttcctagagttGGTACAGCCTTCAGTATTAGACCTTTGGGGATTATATTTTTctgtgtgcagattgtgtagGTTTTCTGATGGGAGATGTAGCTCGCATattttttggtaagttttctagcctgtaggaattTGATGTTTCGTGGCAGAGAAGAGTTATTGATTTGCGATGGCTGTCATTTATTTGTCTTTTTGAGGGTATATTTGCGTGGGTTGTGTTTCTGTTAGGCAGGTTTATTACCGCATGCCTGGCTTAATCCGAGCTTGGTTTCTGTTTGACTTTGTGCGTGTTCAGGCCGGCGTGTGGGCGTCGGTGTGAATACTTCGAAAGTGGATATTCTGTTGTCTGTTACAGTTGTGACTGTTTGCAGTGTGGTTTATGTCGTCTTTGGAGTAGTGTGTGTCTTGTGGCTCGTTtcgcattccgctgtctgtgttcccattgttcttgaggtgactgttgcacttgtgcagtggcttgtttcacatatcgctgtctgtgctccgagtgcTCTTGAGGTGACTGTCGCAGTTGTGCTGTTCGGGGTGGCATGGTCGGCAGAGTAGGTGGGGGTAGTGTTTGAGGTGGATTTAAAGAGTgtttttctgtacttgtccttAACAATTCACATCAAATTTACTGCCATAAAAGTACAAAATTGACCTCCTGAATACCATTACGGGCTCTAGTCCCATGTTAAGCAGCACGCGCGACCGCTCAAGAACATTCCTGCCATCACGCATCTTCCCTTACGGCACAGAACTTGTTATCCTTCAACAAAAGAAGAAAGTATATCAACAGCATGAAGTATAGCTACGGCGAGCAGACGGGTCGTTGCTTCTGGCAGCGAGCAGCGCTAGAAATTCACACGTTCATTGGCGAGCTGTGTATCTCTCATTGAAAATTTCAAGGCAAATTCTTCAATACTCGCATTTTCTTCATACAATCTCAAAACGCGCTTGCTTACGTAAGCGCTCACTTCACGGGTCTGAGGGGGCGATACTGCAAGAACACTCATGCTCAAAGCGAAGCTACAGCGCAGGAGAAAATATTACAGCTGGTACTATTGCACTTGCCAGGGAGACAGAAAAGTGAACATATGAACAAATGCACTTACACTGCGTTCTTTTTTGTTCACCGCAGGTGCAGGCGTCGGAATAGTCTGCGTGACTCTCACCATAGTAGTCATGATGCACTTCGACAAATATCGCGGTGTAGCCAGTGGCCTGAAGTTCACCGGGTACACTCTGGCTTCGCTGTTGTTTCCCACAATACTCACATCGCTGAAGGATGCCTACGGGTTCAGAGGATCTATGCACGTGTACGCTGCGATCGCCATGAACGTGACAGCTCTGACGCTGCTCTTGAAAGAGCCTCCGTGGGAAATAAATGCTCGGAACCGTAAGACCGAAACATCTAAGGAAGAAAGCGGGAGCATTTCCTCGATTGCTGCGGCCCCTCTGGATAGCGCGGCTTCGAATCCTTCGGCATTTCGAGAAGGCGCTGGAAGCAATGGTGCTGGATTTGCAGAATCTATAAACACAGTAAGCTCTCTCGCACAAAATGGTGTTGGTGCGGTAGACTCTATTCACAACCGGGTAGCTAATTCAGAAGTACCAGTGATGCATGCGTGCAACAGTAGCAATGAGCCACCACCAGAGAATTCAAATAACGTAAACCTTTTTAAAACCTGGCTTCAAAGTTTTAAGTTTCTGAGAAAGCAAGAAAGCACCAACCAGACGGCTGGCGTGGAGAATGGAAGCAATGGAAAGCGAATAGCAACGATTGTGAGTTAAAATAAAGCATCAAATATAACAAACCAGTGCACTTCGCAGAAGTCTGAGCGCGCTTGTTTCTTATTTGGAGAAGTCGGCAACCAGTTATCTAAGCCTAGGTTTTACGCTTGCGTGTTGGCAGTCGTGGTGATGGACTACACGATGGCCGTCTTTCCAGCGACCATAGTAGACTACGCGCTTGACAACGGGTCGTCCCGGAGCCACGCTAACATTTCGGTGACCTACTGCTCACCAGCCGAGCTGTTTGGTCGTATTGTGCTTCCGCTAATCGGTGACTGCAGGTTCGTGAGCAGGACAACATTGGTATCAGCGAGCTTCTTCCTGCTCGCCGCTGCTATGCTGTCTCCACCCGCGACTCCTTCGTTTCTGGCTTATAttctcgtgtgcgcgtgcgcgacAATGTTCACGGCTTGCTTGCTCGCCCTGAAGCCCGTGGTGGTTGCCGATTACTTCGGCATCGAGAGCGTCGCCACCAGCTGGGGTTTCGCTGGAGTGATGATGTTGCCTCTGCTCCTGTGCAGTCCGTATATTATCGGTGAGTTTCCCGTGTTCCACTTTTTAAGTTTGCCGCCTTGCTGAAGAAGTAGCGCAGAATGAACTATaatcatgcattgggtgcacgttaacgaactgcaggcggtcaaaattattccgaagtccccaactgcggcttgcctcataaccatatcgtgGTTCTCGCACGTAAAACAACAAAATTTAAATAACTTTAACGAACTATACTCTTGGTTGATGTTGTGAGCAGGATATATAAATGAACCAAATTTATCTTCTAATGTGTCCGACTCATGGGACCGTGATGAATGCTGATAGTAAAACAAGGTCGCCAACGAAATACTCTAGGAACTTAATAAATaatgatgggctagttggtgagccatAATATCGATCGAACAGTGCACTTGAAATAGATACGTTCCCGCACACACGAAAAAAGACATGTGAAACGCGTCCATATTGAGACGTGAAAAAGCAGTAGTGGCAGTTCAGCCCCTATGTATGTCCTTTCACAGGCGTGCGTGAACGTGTCTTTTTGAAATGCACGACTTCATTAACGCCATGACCGTCCAATATTTGCACATTTGTTTTTGTGTTTCATCTCTCGCTCTCCAGCCtgtctgtttctttatttatacGACTGGCTACTGCGAATGATTTTGGATAATCGTTCGAAAAACACTCACTGAATAAATTAATGAGCATGCAAATTAAGAACAATGGGACAGCGTTCTTGCACTCTGAAATATTTTGCAGCGCTAGCTTCAAATTAACATTTCGGACAAATGCCTTCTAAAGTTTCAAGCACACTCTAGAAGAATAATAGCTTCCGTGCACATTAggaaaaatgttttattttttagctTTACCACGAGCAATAAGTGTTTCATTTCTCATCTTTTCATTGAAAGCCTCGTCTTCTCTATGTATCACTGTGTATTGAGTTGTTTTGAGAGAAAATGTAAAATGTATGtgcatattgttacggtggaaaaaTAGAACGATGTCGTCGACGGCGAAGACGAATAAGTTGCAACAGCCTCTCGAGATTCTCGGCTGCTGTTCTATACACCTCGTAAATACGCCGTGTAAACAGTTTTGTAcctgtgacattttggtggaggtgccgggtacgcgtcttcgccacggagctccgcagcggacgtctcacccagcctgCAACCATGCCtccagtggaaggcaccgcaTCTGCAGCAGCAGTGCGAACTGCACATACCCAGCACGTTGCTCTACGTCAGCCGCAAGACCCCGGTAAGTTCATCGGCCTCGGTGGtgttgacgtagaagaatggttgaagatgtatgagcgcgtcagcaaggtgagcaggtgggatccgaccataATGTTGGCCAgtgtcgtgttctacctcgacggaacaccgcgaacgttgttttacacacacgaggaagagctaaccagctgcGACTTGTTCAAAGAGaagctgtccgacgtttttggtaatccgaccggtcgacaactagctgccaagcaacaactcgccacgcgtagccaaactgctaccgagtcgtatgtctcctacattcaggacgtcctagccctctgtcataaGATCGACGCGTCCATGCCTGAGGCGGAGAAGGTaggacacattatcaaaggcattgccgacggcgcattcaaccttctggtcCTCAGAAACTTATCGACagtcgacgccatcatgaaggaacTCCGCCGTTTCGAGCAGGCGAATAGTCGCCGTATATACAATTATT is a window from the Dermacentor variabilis isolate Ectoservices chromosome 3, ASM5094787v1, whole genome shotgun sequence genome containing:
- the LOC142574759 gene encoding uncharacterized protein LOC142574759, with translation MMHFDKYRGVASGLKFTGYTLASLLFPTILTSLKDAYGFRGSMHVYAAIAMNVTALTLLLKEPPWEINARNLVVMDYTMAVFPATIVDYALDNGSSRSHANISVTYCSPAELFGRIVLPLIGDCRFVSRTTLVSASFFLLAAAMLSPPATPSFLAYILVCACATMFTACLLALKPVVVADYFGIESVATSWGFAGWKAPHLQQQCELHIPSTLLYVSRKTPVTFETEEEATMDFTSFKLESTALSAACSDFSLS